A single Lactuca sativa cultivar Salinas chromosome 8, Lsat_Salinas_v11, whole genome shotgun sequence DNA region contains:
- the LOC111880351 gene encoding protein NRT1/ PTR FAMILY 8.2, with the protein MEQNSHMGTYNLLESKQEDDTYTEDGTVDYLKNPANKKKTGTWKACGFILGNECCERLAYYGMSSNLVRYFKYHLNEHSATASRNLSTWTGTCYLTPLIGAFVADTYIGRYWTIATFSIIYAIGMGMLTLSASVPGLKPTCYEKDVCIATKAQIALCFTSLYLVALGTGGIKPCVSSYGADQFDDHDEVEEKQKSSFFNWFYFVINIGALVAHSVLVWIQDNVGWGWGFSIPTIAMGIAVISFFSGTKLYRNQLPGGSPLTRLCQVVVASFRKRKIEVPLDSSLLYESSEEAGFSNSGSRKIDHTFDLVFFDKAAVVTPNGSINPWNLCSVTQVEELKAVIRLLPIWATGIIFSTVYAQMSNLFVLQGSTLDPRVGISGFEIPPASLGVFDTISVVFWVPVYDRVIVHVARRVTGQQNGLTQLQRIGTGLFISIFSMVCAGVLEVVRLQIVSRNDYYELDRIPMSIFWQVPQYFLIGCAEVFTFIGQLEFFYDQAPDSMRSLCAALQLTITALGSYVSALLVTIVTIISTQGGGAGWITDNLNYGHLDYFFWLLAGLSLVNLGVFVVLARKHTYRKPAAAVR; encoded by the exons ATGGAGCAAAATTCTCATATGG GTACCTATAATTTGCTGGAATCTAAGCAAGAAGATGACACCTACACCGAAGATGGGACTGTAGATTACCTTAAAAACCCAGCTAATAAGAAAAAAACCGGAACTTGGAAGGCATGTGGCTTCATCTTAG GCAATGAATGTTGTGAAAGATTGGCGTATTATGGAATGAGCTCTAATTTAGTCCGATATTTTAAGTATCATTTGAATGAGCATAGCGCAACGGCTTCAAGAAATCTTTCAACTTGGACAGGAACTTGCTATCTCACCCCATTAATCGGAGCCTTTGTAGCCGATACTTATATCGGACGTTATTGGACCATCGCCACCTTCTCCATCATTTACGCAATT GGAATGGGAATGTTAACACTATCAGCATCCGTCCCAGGGCTAAAACCGACATGTTATGAAAAAGATGTTTGCATTGCAACAAAAGCTCAAATCGCATTATGTTTCACTTCTCTTTACCTCGTGGCTCTAGGAACCGGGGGAATTAAACCCTGTGTCTCGTCTTATGGTGCGGATCAGTTTGATGATCATGATGAGGTCGAGGAAAAACAAAAGAGTTCTTTTTTTAATTGGTTTTATTTTGTCATAAACATCGGTGCACTCGTGGCTCATTCAGTTCTAGTTTGGATTCAAGATAATGTGGGTTGGGGTTGGGGGTTTTCAATTCCTACTATTGCAATGGGAATTGCTGTGATTTCGTTTTTTTCAGGTACTAAATTGTACCGGAATCAGTTACCGGGTGGTAGCCCGCTCACTCGGTTGTGCCAGGTGGTGGTTGCTTCTTTTAGAAAGAGAAAGATCGAAGTGCCATTAGATAGTTCACTTTTATACGAGTCTTCAGAAGAAGCCGGTTTTTCTAATTCAGGAAGCCGTAAGATTGATCATACATTTGATTTGGT TTTTTTCGATAAGGCAGCTGTGGTTACACCAAACGGGTCGATAAATCCATGGAACCTTTGCTCTGTAACCCAAGTTGAGGAACTAAAAGCCGTGATACGTTTACTTCCAATATGGGCCACAGGTATCATTTTCTCCACAGTTTACGCCCAAATGAGTAACCTATTTGTATTACAAGGCTCCACTCTCGACCCACGGGTCGGAATATCCGGGTTCGAGATCCCGCCTGCTTCACTCGGGGTATTTGATACAATCAGCGTAGTATTCTGGGTCCCGGTTTACGACCGGGTCATCGTCCATGTAGCCAGACGGGTCACGGGTCAGCAAAACGGGTTGACCCAACTTCAACGGATCGGGACTGGATTATTCATTTCCATCTTTAGTATGGTTTGTGCTGGTGTTCTTGAAGTCGTTAGGCTCCAGATTGTATCAAGAAACGATTACTATGAACTGGATCGGATTCCTATGTCGATTTTTTGGCAGGTGCCACAGTATTTTTTAATTGGGTGTGCTGAAGTATTTACATTTATTGGGCAATTGGAGTTTTTTTATGATCAAGCTCCGGATTCTATGAGAAGTTTGTGTGCGGCTCTTCAGTTAACAATTACTGCACTTGGGAGCTATGTGAGTGCTTTGCTTGTGACGATTGTGACGATTATTAGTACACAGGGTGGTGGTGCGGGGTGGATCACGGACAATCTCAACTATGGCCACCTTGATTATTTTTTCTGGCTTTTGGCTGGTTTAAGTTTGGTGAATTTGGGAGTATTTGTTGTGTTGGCCAGAAAGCATACATATAGAAAACCTGCTGCAGCTGTTCGGTAA